The genomic interval TTAAGAGCCTGAGGGCTTTCTTCCTGTACTTTGGAAATTCTGGAGAGACGTTCTTCACCCACCACTTTTCAACGATGTCTGCGTACTGGCTGAAGCTTTTAAGCCAGTTTATTGCTGGGAAGTGGCGCCTGTATGCCAGGTCCGTGTCTAGTGCCCACATTGTTCCTACGAATCTCAGGGTGTGTATTGTTACTGGCTCGTTGTAGTCTCCTCCAGGAGGCGAAACAGCGCCTAGGACTGTAACTGACCCGCTTCTTTCTGGTTGCCCCAGCGCCAATACGCGGCCTCCTCGCTCATAGAACTCTGCTATTTTGTCTGGAAGGTAGGCTGGGTATCCCCTTTCTACAGGCAGTTCTCCAAGCCTGCCGGCTATTTCTCTGAGTGCCTCTGCCCATCTGCTGGTTGAGTCGGCTATCAGCGTTACGTCGTAGCCCTGGTCCCTATAATATTCAGCAATAGTTACGCCCATATAGATTGAGGCCTCCCTTGCGGATACAGGCATGTTGGATGTATTCGCGATGACAATGCTCCTCTCGATAATTGGACGACCTGATTTGGGGTCCGTTAGCTCTGGAAACTCCTTCAACATTTCCGCAATCTCGTTGCCACGCTCGCCGCAACCAATATAGACAACTATCTGTGAATCGCTGTACATCGAGACCTTGTGCAGTGTTACTGTTTTACCGGTTCCGAATCCTCCGGGGATAGCTCCTGCTCCGCCTTTAGCTATTGGGAAAAACGTGTCTATGATTCTTTGCCCAATCAAAAGGGGAACCTCGCTGGTAAGCCTTTCCTTGTAGGGGCGTGCCTGCCTGACTGGCCACTCTTGCTTCATTGTTAGTTCTTGTCTTTTACCGTTGTTTTCAATTACGAGGACGGGGTCTTCGACTGTGTAGTCTCCTTCTGGGACAACTTCCACCACTGTTCCGCTGACGCCTATTGGCACCATTATGCGGTGTTCGACGAGTGGTGTCTCTGGGACGACACCTATTATGTCTCCACTTGAAACCTTTGTCCCTTTCTCTACCTTAGGGACAAAGTGCCATTTCTTGTTCCTGGGTAAGGGATTAACCTTGACACCCCTCTTTATAAATGGGCCTACAAGTTCCTCTATGTTTTTAAGCGGCCTCTGTATACCGTCAAATGTTTGTGCCATTAGTCCTGGACCAAGCTCTGCGACAAGGAGTTTACCCGTGGCTATTACTGGCTCTTTTGGCTTGACACCGCTTGTGTCCTCGTATACCTGTACAGCGAAAGAGTCCTGCATTACTCTTACTACTTCTCCGAGGAGCTCCTCGTTTCCTACGTAGACGACTTCTCCCATCTTTATGTCGGGAATCCCCTTAGCTATTACGACGGGGCCCGAGATGCTGGCAATATACCCCTTTCTATTGCTAGACATCATCAATCCCTATTTTCTAGTTTATGACAAGATTAGAAACAAAGGTTATTATTATTTATTTTTGTATAAGTCCATGGCCGTCGTGGATATGGTGCTCAAACAGAGAAAACGAACTGCAATATATATAGGTGTCATCGTTCTCGGCTTATCAATTTCTATTGTAGGTGCAGCCCCAATAGGCTCAAATACGTACATTATAAAGACAAGCTACATAGTAAATGGTGGATCAGGACAACTGCCGCTTGAAGTTTTCTCCCATAATCTTCACCTTGTCCCGTCACTGCAAGGCTTCCAAGAAAGAGTCTCTGCAAAGCTCTACGTAGATTCTCGAGAAGTAAATTTCTCCATCGGGATAGACGAAGAGGGAAACGAGTACCCATTTGTGAGCCTAAGCTATGCAGGCCGCCTCAACATAACGCTCGTACAAAGAGTCGTCGTTTATCCGGCCTCTGCCCGGGGCTTCTTTAAAACTGCCGACAACTTGCCCTGGCCTCTACGTCCCGAGGATGAACTCCCTAGGAACGGTTTTTGGCGTTGCAACGGGACAAAGATTAACCTACCCTACCTAGAAAATGTTTCTAAAACACTGTCCATGCAGTCTGCGTCACCCATTGAATACGCGGAGAAAATTGTTTCCTGGCTGAAAAACAGGGG from Thermofilum adornatum carries:
- a CDS encoding V-type ATP synthase subunit A, coding for MSSNRKGYIASISGPVVIAKGIPDIKMGEVVYVGNEELLGEVVRVMQDSFAVQVYEDTSGVKPKEPVIATGKLLVAELGPGLMAQTFDGIQRPLKNIEELVGPFIKRGVKVNPLPRNKKWHFVPKVEKGTKVSSGDIIGVVPETPLVEHRIMVPIGVSGTVVEVVPEGDYTVEDPVLVIENNGKRQELTMKQEWPVRQARPYKERLTSEVPLLIGQRIIDTFFPIAKGGAGAIPGGFGTGKTVTLHKVSMYSDSQIVVYIGCGERGNEIAEMLKEFPELTDPKSGRPIIERSIVIANTSNMPVSAREASIYMGVTIAEYYRDQGYDVTLIADSTSRWAEALREIAGRLGELPVERGYPAYLPDKIAEFYERGGRVLALGQPERSGSVTVLGAVSPPGGDYNEPVTIHTLRFVGTMWALDTDLAYRRHFPAINWLKSFSQYADIVEKWWVKNVSPEFPKYRKKALRLLTVASEIEAIASVVGEGALPDDQRLILLTSEIIKEGFLRQTALSGEDVFCKPEKQYWLLKLMMDFFDKSYELIRRRVSIEEISKLPEIYEMMRVKEDERGLAAVKELYDRVMSKLDEIAKRHGVTIGVTAKEVVA
- a CDS encoding transglutaminase domain-containing protein yields the protein MVLKQRKRTAIYIGVIVLGLSISIVGAAPIGSNTYIIKTSYIVNGGSGQLPLEVFSHNLHLVPSLQGFQERVSAKLYVDSREVNFSIGIDEEGNEYPFVSLSYAGRLNITLVQRVVVYPASARGFFKTADNLPWPLRPEDELPRNGFWRCNGTKINLPYLENVSKTLSMQSASPIEYAEKIVSWLKNRGVKYDNSFGGVVCPSRFLEQASGACGDYASFIAALFKIRGVKSYVFYALVYDAKALVTSNSTNYSFVTRGAYPHMFTVIDIDGKRVPIDATANTGDPIKGASAVALDNVVILYKVMNRDPNDYLILYAPNNDAKVSLIVEIIQANTSTPMLDTEILLGLLAIALVLISKRWDTVEED